A genomic window from Helicobacter suis HS1 includes:
- the flgL gene encoding flagellar hook-associated protein FlgL: MRITDSNRYNQINYYQNALQNKLNTANNKIASGLKSEYGYQNSQVNNQNLKYGFETNTLDQAHDVAKSAYTATLNTDKALGELSSTMQQFKVKLIQAASDVHSTTSRQAIALDLEKLKNHMINVANTSIGGEYLFGGSKVDRPPFDAAGNYYGNDENLNALVGSHNLVPYNISGTNLFLGKDADKQTSIIANIKKFNQSKLHPDIMDSFNKTQNPQEVYITAQDTLRDLIGDNDNNPSNDKPEYFYLQGVRPDGSAFKAKFSLDKAYSNKDSATKVQDLLDQIGRAYGNTSTNQVVDVSLNARGEIQIRDLTPGNATLDFHMLSSEENVDNLDDLRKSNARVSKYVKSAFVTDRGLSEIQGVPNLYDHRMLDFKSALITQDNIPATRNTPLSAILDPSAVVLKIEGTRPNQEDGSVDNTPLEPFFLPVKGSSVQDLMDGIKSHFGGKLDVEISSDGHLRLIDHNVHNKSHDSKTPPFDGPRGLSVKITSLDDKGLPTQALPTDYASAYQKTYFAKQGALLYSNVSQIVPKSMDYATGSTTLASVMGANILDQTYVMQMKDNNGIPLIAKLHLTSQGAFLELPNKEGGPAYKIPLYDRTQKTPTLTKPNDFTYRQLMDAISLALNYSNGDPQEYTQAQNNTPSQESKQAFLSLLKQADERVDVRLNDRGQINIRDKIHATTPMQFMFFDSKADDFSSESLKRDTPNIRLNANNALIIDTPHIHFFKQLDSVIEAVREGIDRPDALPGYGKEIRNAGIQNGIALVDHLGDHIEKVIASNGAHSRSFSNVMRRNEVLKTQVDSIRADTVGTDVAQTYNKFAQLRNNYNASLASASKINQMSLTNYL, from the coding sequence ATGCGCATTACTGATAGTAACCGCTATAACCAGATTAATTATTACCAAAACGCGCTCCAAAACAAACTCAACACGGCGAATAATAAAATCGCCTCAGGGTTAAAATCAGAGTATGGTTATCAAAATAGCCAAGTGAATAACCAAAATCTTAAATACGGTTTTGAAACCAACACCCTTGATCAAGCCCATGATGTCGCCAAAAGCGCCTACACCGCTACACTTAATACCGATAAAGCTCTAGGTGAGCTCTCTAGTACAATGCAACAATTTAAAGTTAAGCTTATCCAAGCAGCTAGCGATGTACACTCCACCACATCCAGACAAGCCATTGCCCTAGATTTAGAAAAACTAAAAAATCATATGATCAATGTGGCTAATACTTCTATTGGGGGGGAATATCTCTTTGGAGGTAGCAAGGTCGATCGCCCCCCCTTTGATGCAGCGGGCAATTACTATGGCAATGATGAAAACCTCAACGCTTTAGTTGGCTCGCATAATCTTGTCCCCTACAATATCAGTGGGACTAATCTCTTTTTGGGTAAAGATGCGGACAAACAAACAAGCATCATCGCTAATATCAAAAAATTTAACCAAAGCAAATTACACCCCGACATAATGGACTCTTTTAATAAAACCCAAAACCCCCAAGAGGTCTATATCACCGCTCAGGATACATTACGCGATCTAATTGGCGATAATGATAACAACCCAAGCAATGACAAACCCGAGTATTTCTATTTGCAAGGGGTTCGCCCCGATGGCAGTGCTTTTAAGGCTAAGTTTTCTTTGGATAAGGCTTATTCTAACAAAGATAGCGCTACTAAAGTTCAAGATTTGCTCGATCAAATCGGGCGGGCTTATGGCAACACCTCTACTAATCAAGTGGTAGATGTCTCTTTAAATGCTCGGGGAGAAATACAGATTCGCGATCTCACCCCGGGAAATGCCACCCTAGATTTTCACATGCTCTCTAGTGAGGAAAATGTAGATAACTTAGATGATTTGCGTAAAAGTAATGCCCGTGTTAGTAAATATGTCAAAAGCGCCTTTGTTACGGATAGAGGGCTTTCTGAGATTCAAGGCGTGCCTAATCTCTATGATCACCGCATGCTAGATTTTAAAAGCGCCCTTATCACGCAGGATAATATTCCCGCTACCCGCAACACCCCCTTAAGTGCGATTTTAGATCCTTCTGCTGTGGTTTTAAAAATAGAAGGGACACGGCCTAATCAAGAAGATGGCAGTGTGGATAATACCCCACTAGAACCTTTCTTTTTGCCGGTTAAAGGATCAAGTGTACAGGATTTAATGGATGGGATTAAATCTCATTTTGGCGGAAAGTTAGATGTAGAAATTTCTAGCGATGGGCATTTGCGCCTTATTGATCACAATGTGCACAATAAAAGCCATGATAGCAAAACCCCTCCCTTTGATGGGCCTAGAGGATTGAGTGTTAAGATCACAAGTTTAGATGATAAAGGCTTGCCCACACAAGCCCTACCCACAGATTATGCTAGCGCTTATCAAAAAACCTATTTTGCTAAACAAGGCGCGCTTTTATACAGCAATGTTTCCCAGATTGTACCAAAGAGTATGGACTATGCCACAGGTTCTACTACCCTTGCCTCTGTAATGGGCGCTAATATTTTAGATCAAACTTATGTGATGCAGATGAAAGATAATAATGGTATTCCTCTTATAGCTAAGTTGCATTTAACCTCACAAGGGGCATTTTTAGAATTACCCAATAAAGAAGGGGGCCCAGCTTATAAAATCCCGCTTTATGATCGCACCCAAAAAACCCCCACCTTGACTAAGCCCAATGATTTTACCTACCGCCAATTAATGGATGCTATCAGTCTGGCTCTTAATTATAGCAATGGCGATCCGCAAGAATACACACAAGCACAAAACAACACCCCCTCACAAGAAAGTAAACAGGCCTTTCTTTCTCTTTTAAAGCAGGCTGATGAAAGGGTAGATGTTAGGCTTAACGATAGAGGGCAAATTAATATCCGTGATAAAATCCATGCCACCACCCCGATGCAATTTATGTTTTTTGATTCAAAGGCTGATGACTTTAGCTCCGAAAGCCTTAAAAGAGACACCCCAAATATCCGCCTTAATGCTAATAACGCCCTCATTATAGACACCCCCCATATCCACTTTTTCAAACAATTAGATAGCGTGATTGAAGCGGTGCGTGAGGGTATTGATCGCCCCGATGCTTTGCCGGGTTATGGTAAAGAGATACGCAACGCTGGCATACAAAATGGGATCGCTTTAGTGGATCATCTTGGCGATCACATTGAAAAAGTCATCGCATCTAATGGGGCTCATAGCCGCAGCTTTTCTAATGTCATGCGCCGCAATGAAGTACTTAAAACCCAAGTAGACTCGATTCGTGCGGATACAGTGGGTACAGATGTGGCGCAGACTTATAATAAATTTGCCCAACTACGCAACAACTACAACGCCTCTTTGGCCTCTGCTAGCAAGATTAACCAAATGAGTTTGACTAATTACCTTTAA
- the rplU gene encoding 50S ribosomal protein L21 — MVYAVFKNGGKQYKVQEGDIVLLDKMGLESKAEVKLEEVLAVCKEGGMVYGAPFIEGAHIEAEVINEGRGKKVVIFKKRRRKDSKTKRGFRRDFTRLKITKIFA, encoded by the coding sequence ATGGTTTATGCAGTTTTTAAGAATGGAGGCAAGCAGTATAAAGTACAAGAGGGCGATATTGTGTTGCTGGATAAAATGGGCTTAGAGTCTAAGGCAGAGGTTAAGCTAGAAGAAGTTTTAGCCGTGTGTAAAGAGGGGGGTATGGTTTATGGCGCGCCTTTTATAGAGGGGGCGCACATTGAGGCAGAGGTGATTAATGAAGGGCGGGGTAAAAAGGTGGTGATCTTTAAAAAACGCCGCCGCAAAGATAGTAAAACCAAACGCGGTTTTCGTAGAGACTTTACCCGTCTTAAAATCACTAAAATTTTTGCATAA
- the rpmA gene encoding 50S ribosomal protein L27 translates to MAHKKGQGSTQNNRDSAGRRLGVKKFGSEFVRAGNILVRQRGTKVHPGKNVGVGKDHTLFALIDGVVYFQHKDKYRKKVSVLPEVKEVFTP, encoded by the coding sequence ATGGCACACAAGAAAGGTCAGGGCAGTACCCAGAATAATCGCGACTCTGCAGGCCGCCGTTTAGGGGTTAAAAAATTTGGATCAGAATTTGTACGCGCCGGTAATATTTTAGTGCGCCAGAGGGGCACTAAAGTACATCCGGGTAAAAATGTGGGCGTGGGTAAGGATCATACCCTTTTTGCTTTAATTGATGGTGTCGTGTACTTCCAACACAAAGATAAGTACCGCAAAAAAGTTTCTGTACTTCCTGAAGTCAAAGAGGTTTTTACGCCTTGA
- a CDS encoding ABC transporter substrate-binding protein: MKTRLLPCLFLAVSFLFGVEGGTLIYARGADSSGMDPALVVDGESYAATANIYETLVRFKYGSTEIEPSLASSWEISKDGLVYTFHLRKGVYFHTTKYWNQKVELSAKDVIFSFERQMGTIPYYKGGKSYGYWASMGMSSIIDKIEALDKYTVRFTLKHPEAPFLADLGMDFLSVLSADYAAHLKSLHKEDALTRKPIGTGPFKFSTWFRDDKIVLLKNKEYWGTPAHLDRVVLRVIANPSVRALALQRGEVSLINMPHRNEIPRLERLPNISVDKKPALFVTWMSLNMQKKPFDNRLVRLAINHAINTKDYIKIVYENYAKVAINPIPPEMWSYNTKIKPYGYDLKKAKELLTKAGYPNGFSTTLFTASKYNKKAAEFVQSQLAKIGIQVKIEFFEWGTYLKKIAMGEHLMAFSGWMADTPDPDNFLYILWSKEAASKIPTRNSCFYKSETYSKLVTKAKYLSDQAKRAVLYEKAQEIFHNDAPWVPLAYPYNVVARLSNVLGYHVEGVQNNRFAYVYFGK, from the coding sequence TTGAAAACGCGCCTTCTTCCCTGTTTGTTTCTAGCTGTATCGTTTCTTTTTGGGGTAGAAGGCGGGACTTTAATTTATGCCAGAGGGGCGGATAGCTCGGGAATGGATCCGGCTTTAGTTGTAGATGGCGAAAGTTATGCCGCTACCGCTAATATTTATGAAACTCTGGTGCGTTTTAAATATGGTAGCACAGAGATCGAACCTTCTTTGGCTAGTAGTTGGGAGATTTCTAAAGACGGGCTTGTTTATACTTTTCACCTGCGTAAAGGGGTTTATTTCCACACCACTAAATACTGGAATCAAAAAGTAGAATTAAGCGCTAAAGATGTGATCTTTTCCTTTGAGCGCCAAATGGGTACTATCCCCTATTACAAGGGGGGTAAATCTTATGGCTACTGGGCGAGTATGGGCATGTCTTCTATCATTGATAAAATAGAAGCCCTTGATAAATACACAGTCCGTTTTACTCTCAAACACCCCGAAGCGCCTTTTTTAGCAGATTTGGGCATGGATTTTTTAAGCGTACTTAGCGCTGATTATGCCGCCCATTTAAAAAGCCTGCACAAAGAGGACGCCCTCACCCGCAAGCCCATAGGCACGGGACCTTTCAAGTTTTCTACTTGGTTTAGAGATGATAAAATCGTTTTGCTCAAAAATAAAGAATATTGGGGCACACCCGCGCATTTAGATCGCGTGGTGTTGCGCGTGATTGCTAATCCTTCCGTGCGCGCCTTAGCTTTGCAAAGAGGCGAAGTGTCTTTAATTAACATGCCCCACCGTAACGAAATCCCTCGTTTAGAACGCCTGCCTAATATCTCCGTAGATAAAAAACCCGCTCTCTTTGTAACTTGGATGAGTTTAAACATGCAAAAAAAGCCCTTTGATAACCGCCTGGTGCGACTGGCTATCAACCATGCAATTAACACCAAAGACTATATTAAAATCGTGTATGAAAATTACGCTAAAGTAGCAATTAACCCTATCCCCCCTGAAATGTGGAGTTATAACACAAAGATCAAACCCTATGGCTACGATCTTAAAAAAGCTAAGGAATTGCTCACAAAGGCAGGCTATCCAAATGGATTTAGCACGACGCTTTTTACAGCCTCTAAATACAATAAAAAAGCCGCTGAGTTTGTACAATCCCAGCTAGCCAAAATTGGTATCCAAGTTAAAATTGAATTTTTTGAGTGGGGGACTTATTTAAAAAAGATCGCCATGGGGGAACATTTAATGGCCTTTAGTGGCTGGATGGCAGACACTCCGGATCCAGATAATTTTCTTTATATTTTATGGAGCAAAGAGGCAGCCTCTAAGATTCCCACCCGCAACAGCTGTTTTTATAAGAGTGAAACTTATTCTAAATTAGTTACGAAGGCTAAATATCTCTCCGATCAAGCCAAGCGCGCGGTTTTATATGAAAAAGCCCAAGAGATTTTCCACAACGATGCCCCTTGGGTACCCCTTGCCTACCCTTATAATGTGGTGGCAAGACTTTCTAATGTTTTAGGCTACCATGTAGAAGGGGTGCAAAACAACCGCTTTGCTTATGTGTATTTTGGGAAATAA
- a CDS encoding ABC transporter permease, with product MLAFLLKRILWTIPTLFGVSILVFSMVHLVPGDPALMILGEHANKEALEALREQMGLNKPLLEQYFSYMGHILHGDLGTSLVSGESVLEAFLQRFPATLELSLSALLLSIVVGITVGMIAATKRYSLFDHVSMGAALAGVSMPVFWLGLMLIYVFSVKLGWFPVFGRLNDAYDLEGPTGFYLIDSLLALNFPAFLDTLRHLVLPSIALATIPTAIIARMTRSSMLEVLQEDYIRTAQAKGCSALRVVFVHALRNALIPVTTVIGLMLAGLLAGSILTETTFSWPGVGRWMVNALNQRDFPIIQSSSLIVAVIFIGTNLIVDILYGFINPKIRLA from the coding sequence ATGCTAGCTTTTTTACTCAAACGGATTTTATGGACTATCCCCACTTTATTCGGGGTCTCAATCTTGGTTTTTTCTATGGTGCATTTAGTACCCGGTGATCCAGCTTTAATGATTTTAGGCGAACATGCCAATAAAGAGGCGCTAGAGGCCTTGCGTGAGCAAATGGGGCTTAATAAACCGCTTTTAGAGCAGTATTTTAGCTACATGGGACATATTTTACACGGGGATTTGGGTACTTCCTTAGTTTCTGGTGAAAGCGTACTAGAGGCCTTTTTACAGCGTTTTCCGGCTACTTTAGAACTTTCTCTAAGCGCTTTATTGCTTTCTATTGTCGTAGGGATCACTGTAGGTATGATTGCAGCCACTAAACGCTATAGCCTCTTTGATCATGTAAGCATGGGTGCAGCCTTAGCCGGGGTATCCATGCCTGTTTTTTGGTTAGGTTTGATGCTTATTTATGTCTTTAGCGTGAAATTAGGCTGGTTTCCTGTTTTTGGAAGACTCAATGACGCCTATGATTTAGAGGGCCCCACTGGGTTTTATCTAATTGATAGCTTACTAGCGCTTAATTTTCCCGCCTTTTTAGACACCCTGCGCCACCTAGTGTTACCAAGCATCGCCCTAGCCACTATCCCCACTGCCATTATTGCCCGCATGACGCGCTCAAGCATGCTAGAGGTTTTACAAGAAGATTATATCCGCACCGCACAGGCCAAAGGTTGCTCAGCCCTGCGGGTAGTGTTTGTCCATGCCTTAAGAAATGCCCTTATTCCAGTTACTACTGTTATTGGCTTAATGTTAGCCGGCCTTTTAGCCGGAAGTATTTTAACTGAAACCACCTTCTCATGGCCGGGGGTAGGGCGCTGGATGGTTAATGCTCTTAACCAACGCGATTTTCCCATTATCCAATCCTCAAGCCTCATTGTGGCGGTGATCTTTATCGGGACAAATTTGATTGTAGATATTCTTTACGGGTTTATCAATCCTAAAATCCGGCTGGCTTAA
- a CDS encoding ABC transporter permease translates to MERFYIFWENFRQNKAALFGLVLLVILVFCTIFAPALAPYDPSLQNPQARLLEPFFTQSGSKAHYLGTDDLGRDILSRLIFGARISLIIGVVSVGIALIFGVIFGLVAGYVGGLTDMIIMRFMDLMLSLPSILLIIIVVAILGPSLTNAMLAIGIVGIPSFARIIRGSVLLEKEKEYTLASVFNGASHLRLMFIVILPNCTAPLIVQATMGFAGAILEAAGLSFLGLGAQPPTPEWGAMLMDALQYITTSPWVLLFPGCAIFFTVMGFNLLGDGIMDALDPKKST, encoded by the coding sequence ATGGAACGCTTTTATATCTTTTGGGAAAATTTTAGGCAGAACAAGGCAGCTCTTTTTGGACTTGTTTTGTTAGTTATACTGGTGTTTTGTACAATCTTTGCGCCCGCTTTAGCCCCCTACGATCCAAGTTTACAAAACCCCCAAGCGCGGCTTTTAGAACCTTTTTTTACGCAGAGTGGGAGTAAAGCACACTATCTAGGCACAGACGATCTAGGCCGTGATATTCTCTCTCGTTTGATCTTTGGGGCGCGTATTTCGCTGATTATCGGGGTAGTATCTGTAGGGATTGCCCTTATCTTTGGGGTGATCTTTGGGCTTGTAGCGGGTTATGTAGGCGGATTAACAGACATGATTATCATGCGCTTTATGGATTTAATGCTCTCCTTGCCCTCTATTTTACTTATCATCATCGTAGTAGCAATTTTAGGCCCCTCTTTGACAAATGCCATGCTAGCCATTGGCATTGTGGGTATTCCAAGTTTTGCCCGCATTATACGGGGTAGTGTGCTCCTTGAAAAAGAAAAAGAGTATACCCTAGCCTCTGTGTTTAATGGCGCTTCTCATTTGCGCCTTATGTTTATTGTGATTTTGCCAAACTGCACCGCCCCGCTTATTGTGCAGGCTACTATGGGCTTTGCGGGGGCAATTTTAGAGGCAGCAGGTTTGAGCTTTTTAGGTTTAGGGGCACAGCCACCTACCCCAGAATGGGGCGCGATGCTCATGGACGCTTTACAATACATCACCACCTCCCCTTGGGTTTTGCTTTTCCCGGGCTGTGCGATCTTTTTTACGGTAATGGGTTTTAATTTATTAGGAGATGGGATCATGGACGCTTTAGATCCTAAAAAATCCACATGA
- a CDS encoding ABC transporter ATP-binding protein, with amino-acid sequence MNALLEVEDLKTYFSSRTGLIKAVDGVSFSIQVGQTVCLVGESGSGKSMSAWSIMGLIRPPGKIVGGKILFKGQNLLAYSDKQMQRLRGREIGMVFQEPMTSLNPSYTIGFQISEVFKIHQSKLSSAQIKQKSLELLNSVGLDASKYNAYPFKLSGGQRQRVVIAMAMACKPSLLIADEPTTALDVTIQAQILELMQDLQKQQHMAMLFITHDLGVVAQFADVVVVLYKGEVVEKARASDLFNNPKHPYTQALLEAIPKPGKRKVRLKSVDENTNYLDFAREIRC; translated from the coding sequence ATGAACGCGCTTTTAGAAGTAGAGGATCTTAAAACTTACTTTTCTAGCCGCACCGGTCTGATTAAAGCTGTAGACGGGGTGAGTTTTAGCATTCAAGTAGGACAAACTGTGTGCCTTGTTGGAGAAAGTGGGAGCGGAAAAAGCATGAGCGCGTGGTCTATTATGGGATTAATTAGGCCTCCGGGTAAAATTGTGGGCGGTAAAATTCTTTTTAAGGGGCAAAATCTGCTGGCCTACTCAGATAAGCAGATGCAAAGATTACGGGGTAGAGAAATAGGCATGGTCTTTCAAGAGCCCATGACAAGCCTTAATCCTAGTTATACTATTGGTTTTCAAATCAGCGAGGTGTTTAAAATCCACCAAAGCAAACTCAGCAGCGCACAGATCAAACAAAAAAGCCTAGAACTTTTAAATAGCGTTGGATTAGATGCGAGCAAATATAACGCCTATCCCTTTAAACTTAGCGGAGGCCAGCGCCAGCGAGTGGTGATTGCTATGGCTATGGCTTGTAAACCTTCCTTGTTAATTGCCGATGAACCCACCACCGCGCTAGATGTTACAATTCAAGCACAGATTTTAGAGTTGATGCAAGATTTACAAAAACAACAGCACATGGCTATGCTCTTTATCACCCATGATTTAGGCGTAGTCGCGCAGTTTGCTGATGTAGTGGTGGTGCTTTATAAGGGCGAAGTGGTAGAAAAAGCGCGTGCCTCTGATTTATTTAACAATCCCAAACATCCCTACACACAGGCGCTATTAGAGGCCATTCCAAAGCCGGGCAAACGCAAGGTACGCCTTAAAAGTGTAGATGAAAACACGAATTATTTAGATTTTGCTAGGGAAATCCGTTGCTAG
- a CDS encoding ATP-binding cassette domain-containing protein codes for MLEVKNLYKSYGELVVLKGVSFAIQPQEILSLVGESGCGKSTVAKILVGIEKPSKGELLFEKKSMQQFSAKDWKAYRQSVQMIFQDPYSSLNPRWKVEDIIAEPLLLNTKLNKTERQKQVLEMMNQTGLKPEWAKRYPHQFSGGQRQRIGIARALMLKPRILICDEPVSALDVSIQAQILNLLLDLQAHLGLSYLFISHDLGVVEHISDRILVMEKGLIVEEGTVQAVIDTPKHPYTQKLLSAIPHLEKTQHFQEG; via the coding sequence TTGCTAGAGGTTAAAAATCTTTATAAATCTTACGGCGAACTTGTTGTGCTTAAGGGAGTGAGCTTTGCTATCCAGCCTCAAGAGATTTTAAGTTTGGTAGGAGAAAGTGGCTGTGGCAAAAGCACGGTGGCTAAAATTTTAGTGGGCATAGAAAAACCTAGCAAGGGAGAGCTACTCTTTGAAAAGAAGAGCATGCAACAATTTAGCGCTAAAGATTGGAAAGCCTATCGCCAAAGTGTGCAAATGATCTTTCAAGACCCCTATTCAAGCCTTAATCCACGCTGGAAAGTTGAGGATATTATCGCTGAACCTTTGCTATTAAACACCAAGCTAAATAAAACAGAACGACAAAAACAGGTTTTAGAGATGATGAATCAAACCGGGCTTAAACCTGAGTGGGCTAAGCGCTACCCCCACCAGTTTTCAGGGGGGCAAAGACAGCGCATAGGCATTGCTAGGGCTCTTATGCTTAAACCGCGTATTTTAATTTGTGATGAACCTGTTTCGGCTTTAGATGTCTCTATTCAAGCACAAATTCTTAATTTACTTTTAGATTTACAGGCGCATTTAGGGTTGAGCTATCTTTTTATTAGCCATGATTTAGGGGTGGTGGAGCACATTAGCGATCGGATTTTAGTCATGGAAAAGGGGCTCATTGTTGAGGAGGGGACGGTACAAGCCGTAATTGATACACCCAAACACCCCTACACACAAAAACTGTTAAGCGCTATCCCCCACCTAGAAAAAACCCAACACTTCCAAGAGGGCTAA
- a CDS encoding phage head morphogenesis protein: MPYLESIAALMARKPTLIKDPANFKFEDHLRVFALSKVGSIDTTIDVQNAIEKAIANKQTLHEFLKANPSLIENLGKKRLSRIFEYNKIYSHTRAKMLQFENTPGDPNSENGDGWYYIFESMHDSAARHLAFDQVCLPRKDPYWNTHTPPLDWGCRCQLHMVSKRGLKAFNESRGTNIEILEKAPSNLPVVDSKIAFEPNTYKYLQNFFKAKLESYAGNNMAKEKLVGVLKAIEDKKRRFKELVGLTKEVNRVMDFATLSPEITKIVGASSSVVKLQGAQMVSHLQKHAHTDLFDYYLVQDILEQPALIAKDPVFKNNIVIGVKFGRWYKIVLKILKLFGRNPTRL, from the coding sequence ATGCCCTATCTTGAAAGTATCGCCGCGTTAATGGCGCGCAAACCTACGCTAATCAAAGACCCGGCTAATTTTAAGTTTGAGGATCACCTAAGAGTATTTGCCCTCAGTAAAGTAGGCAGTATTGATACAACTATTGATGTTCAAAACGCGATAGAAAAGGCTATTGCTAATAAGCAAACGCTACATGAATTTTTAAAAGCAAACCCTAGCTTAATAGAAAATTTAGGTAAAAAACGCTTGAGCCGTATTTTTGAATACAACAAGATTTATAGCCACACGCGGGCTAAGATGTTGCAATTTGAAAATACACCGGGTGATCCAAATAGTGAGAATGGCGATGGCTGGTATTATATTTTTGAGAGCATGCATGATAGCGCGGCGCGTCATTTAGCTTTTGATCAAGTATGCCTTCCGCGCAAAGACCCTTATTGGAATACCCACACCCCGCCACTAGATTGGGGCTGTAGGTGTCAATTGCACATGGTGAGTAAACGCGGGCTAAAGGCTTTTAATGAGAGTAGGGGTACTAATATTGAGATATTAGAAAAAGCCCCAAGTAACTTGCCTGTAGTTGATTCTAAAATTGCTTTTGAGCCAAATACCTACAAATACCTACAAAACTTTTTTAAGGCTAAGTTAGAAAGTTACGCGGGCAATAATATGGCTAAAGAAAAGCTTGTAGGTGTGCTAAAGGCCATTGAGGATAAAAAAAGGCGGTTTAAAGAATTGGTGGGATTGACAAAAGAAGTTAATAGGGTTATGGATTTTGCCACATTAAGCCCAGAGATTACTAAGATTGTGGGCGCTAGTAGTTCGGTTGTCAAACTACAGGGCGCGCAAATGGTTAGTCACTTGCAAAAGCACGCCCATACCGATCTATTTGACTACTACTTAGTACAAGACATCTTAGAACAACCGGCCTTAATTGCTAAAGACCCAGTCTTTAAAAATAATATTGTTATTGGCGTGAAGTTTGGGCGGTGGTATAAAATCGTTTTGAAAATTTTAAAACTCTTTGGCAGAAATCCCACTCGTCTTTAG
- a CDS encoding phage portal protein family protein, whose translation MGLNLAGALAHQIPNFIDYEFVKWALQSERYEELVKVFRYFLRFDAQISSEVFKRRLQVAKLPLILECESEPAQNAFKHIQKKGFYQFVFDCTSALFFGCAYFIKGFSEGGINFKLIPHHYVHYDGQLEKRPFIFIGGDKIYLDNRPDILSVCDLNLYDSSAYRVVSICALKYLALGKYMSYLENLSIPPLVAKSPDLEKNSVERLLDNLEDLRSASVGVFGSDDQIDLLTGSVDKDAFLSFVRYCDECISKVINGQVLAGNAVEKGTQALGTVHENVGRSFLEFDARFISVALNEALKEVFKLYLDQIPPFVLSLDTNTEVDEARQVQVYKALYDMGLQVDLEILQKAFNVPLSRIQQPLNGGLIEQTNTIEKAIEKKPPRLPLEIEKQIENLFHSDSTQDYLIDTYNALS comes from the coding sequence GTGGGCTTGAATTTAGCCGGAGCTTTAGCCCACCAAATCCCAAACTTTATAGATTACGAGTTTGTCAAATGGGCGCTACAATCTGAGCGCTATGAGGAATTAGTAAAAGTCTTTCGCTACTTTTTGCGCTTTGATGCCCAGATTAGTAGCGAGGTGTTTAAGCGGCGTTTGCAAGTGGCTAAACTCCCGCTAATTTTAGAATGTGAAAGCGAGCCGGCACAAAATGCCTTTAAGCATATCCAAAAGAAAGGGTTTTATCAGTTTGTTTTTGACTGCACTAGCGCGCTTTTTTTTGGTTGTGCTTATTTTATTAAGGGGTTTAGCGAAGGTGGAATTAATTTTAAACTAATCCCACATCATTATGTCCATTACGATGGGCAATTAGAAAAACGCCCATTCATTTTTATAGGCGGTGATAAAATCTATTTAGATAACCGCCCCGACATTCTTAGCGTTTGTGATCTAAATTTGTATGATTCTAGCGCTTATCGTGTGGTTTCTATCTGTGCACTTAAATACCTAGCGCTGGGTAAATACATGAGTTATTTAGAAAACTTAAGTATTCCACCCCTAGTGGCCAAAAGCCCCGATCTAGAAAAAAATAGCGTAGAAAGATTATTAGATAACTTAGAGGATTTGCGATCGGCTTCTGTGGGTGTGTTTGGGAGTGATGATCAAATAGACTTGTTAACCGGTTCAGTAGACAAAGATGCCTTTTTAAGTTTTGTGAGATATTGCGATGAATGCATTAGTAAGGTCATTAATGGCCAAGTTTTAGCCGGTAATGCCGTAGAAAAAGGCACACAAGCGCTAGGCACGGTACATGAAAATGTAGGCCGATCTTTTTTAGAATTTGACGCGCGTTTTATCTCAGTGGCGCTAAATGAGGCGCTCAAAGAGGTTTTTAAATTATATTTAGATCAAATCCCACCATTTGTTTTGAGCCTTGATACAAATACTGAAGTTGATGAGGCAAGACAAGTACAAGTCTATAAAGCCCTTTATGATATGGGCTTGCAAGTAGATTTAGAGATTTTACAAAAGGCCTTCAATGTGCCTTTAAGCCGTATTCAACAGCCATTAAATGGCGGTTTAATTGAGCAAACAAATACGATTGAAAAAGCCATTGAGAAAAAGCCTCCGCGTTTGCCTTTAGAGATTGAAAAGCAAATTGAAAACCTTTTTCATAGCGATAGCACACAAGATTACTTGATAGACACCTACAATGCCCTATCTTGA